Proteins encoded within one genomic window of Acidithiobacillus sp. AMEEHan:
- the leuS gene encoding leucine--tRNA ligase, which yields MSEHSYHPQSLEAAVQERWERSGIFRAPDRPSGEKFYALAMFPYPSGQLHMGHVRNYSIVDAIARYQRMCGKTVLHPMGWDAFGLPAENAALKNGSAPAAWTFSNIEHMRGQLKRLGLSYDWSREIATCTPDYYRWEQWLFLRLWEKGLVYQKESQVNWDPVDQTVLANEQVVDGRGWRSGALVERREIRQWFLRISAYADELLAGLDTLQGQWPDQVLAMQRNWIGRSEGAEIHFPLASGEGVIKVFSTRPDTLFGATYLAVAPEHPLALEVAEKDPQVAAFIERCKHVAVSEASIETQEKEGVPLGIEVRHPLTGAPLPVWAANFVLLGYGEGAVMSVPAHDQRDFEFARRYGLPVRVVIANGGGVESAESLEAAMTAPGIVQNSPGFDGLESEAAKAAITAALEAKGLGKKTITYRLRDWGISRQRYWGTPIPMIHCPHCGVVPVPEQDLPVVLPTHYQLHDPRSPLLDDPDFLHVDCPQCGAAARRETDTMDTFVESSWYYARFACPDADKMLDERAAAWLPVDQYVGGVEHAVLHLLYARFFNRLLRDVGLLPQDAQHDEPFRRLLTQGMVLKDGSKMSKSKGNTVDPQAILDRYGADTARLFILFAAPPEQSLEWSDSAVEGAYRFLSRIWRLVQDYALPVTPLPATLSAPAAELRRAVHQCIERVSLNMAERQHFNVAIAACMELSNQLAKTEAAAGSDLHAVLGEGLRALLLLLSPFAPHLTEVLWERIGDGLALATHPWPVADPDALRSDTINLVIQVNGKLRERLDFPAASSPAELETAVLARPEMARHLEGKSVQKVIVVPGRLINIVVA from the coding sequence ATGAGCGAGCACAGTTACCATCCGCAGAGTCTGGAAGCCGCCGTACAGGAGCGCTGGGAGCGCAGTGGTATCTTCCGCGCTCCCGATCGACCGAGCGGCGAAAAATTCTATGCCTTGGCCATGTTCCCCTACCCTTCCGGGCAGCTACACATGGGTCATGTGCGTAACTACAGCATCGTCGACGCCATTGCCCGCTACCAGCGCATGTGCGGCAAGACGGTCCTGCACCCCATGGGTTGGGACGCCTTTGGCCTGCCGGCAGAGAATGCGGCCCTGAAGAATGGCTCGGCACCGGCTGCCTGGACCTTCTCCAACATCGAGCACATGCGCGGGCAGCTCAAACGTCTCGGGCTCTCTTATGACTGGTCGCGGGAAATCGCTACCTGCACGCCGGACTACTACCGCTGGGAGCAGTGGCTCTTTCTGCGCCTGTGGGAAAAGGGGCTGGTGTACCAAAAGGAAAGTCAGGTCAATTGGGACCCGGTGGACCAGACGGTGCTGGCCAACGAGCAGGTGGTGGACGGACGCGGCTGGCGTTCCGGCGCCTTGGTAGAACGGCGGGAGATCCGCCAGTGGTTCTTGCGCATTAGTGCCTATGCCGATGAACTCCTGGCCGGACTCGATACCCTGCAAGGGCAGTGGCCGGATCAGGTACTGGCCATGCAGCGCAACTGGATTGGCCGCTCCGAAGGGGCGGAGATCCATTTTCCTCTGGCCAGCGGGGAAGGCGTCATCAAGGTCTTCAGTACCCGTCCCGATACCCTCTTTGGCGCCACCTATCTGGCCGTTGCCCCGGAACATCCGCTGGCACTGGAAGTTGCCGAGAAAGACCCACAAGTGGCCGCCTTCATCGAACGCTGCAAGCATGTGGCGGTCTCGGAAGCGAGCATCGAGACCCAGGAGAAGGAGGGTGTGCCTTTAGGCATCGAGGTGCGTCACCCCCTCACCGGTGCTCCTCTGCCAGTGTGGGCGGCCAATTTCGTCCTGCTTGGCTACGGCGAGGGGGCGGTGATGAGCGTGCCGGCGCATGACCAGCGCGACTTCGAGTTCGCCCGGCGCTATGGGTTGCCGGTACGGGTGGTAATCGCCAACGGCGGCGGTGTAGAAAGCGCGGAAAGCCTGGAAGCGGCCATGACTGCTCCTGGCATCGTGCAGAATTCTCCGGGTTTTGATGGCCTGGAGAGTGAGGCTGCCAAGGCCGCCATCACTGCCGCCCTGGAGGCGAAGGGACTCGGCAAAAAAACCATCACCTATCGTCTGCGCGACTGGGGCATTTCCCGCCAACGCTATTGGGGCACGCCCATCCCGATGATCCACTGCCCCCACTGCGGAGTGGTGCCGGTGCCGGAGCAGGATCTGCCCGTCGTCCTGCCCACCCACTATCAGCTGCACGACCCCCGTTCGCCCTTGCTCGACGATCCGGATTTCCTGCATGTCGATTGCCCCCAGTGCGGTGCGGCAGCGCGGCGGGAGACCGATACCATGGACACCTTCGTGGAGAGCTCCTGGTACTACGCCCGTTTCGCTTGCCCCGATGCCGATAAGATGCTCGACGAGCGCGCGGCGGCCTGGCTACCCGTGGACCAGTATGTCGGCGGTGTCGAACACGCCGTCCTGCACCTGCTCTATGCCCGATTCTTCAATCGCCTCTTACGCGATGTCGGCCTCTTGCCCCAGGATGCGCAGCACGATGAGCCTTTCCGCCGTCTGCTCACCCAGGGCATGGTGCTCAAAGACGGTAGCAAGATGAGCAAATCCAAGGGCAACACCGTCGATCCCCAGGCGATCCTCGACCGCTATGGTGCCGACACGGCGCGCTTGTTCATCCTCTTTGCCGCGCCACCGGAGCAGTCCCTGGAGTGGTCGGACAGCGCCGTCGAGGGTGCCTATCGCTTCCTCAGCCGCATCTGGCGCCTGGTCCAAGACTATGCCCTGCCCGTGACGCCTCTGCCTGCGACTTTGAGTGCCCCGGCAGCGGAATTGCGGCGTGCCGTACACCAGTGCATCGAGCGGGTGAGCCTGAACATGGCCGAGCGCCAGCATTTCAATGTCGCCATTGCTGCCTGTATGGAACTCAGCAATCAATTGGCCAAGACCGAGGCTGCGGCGGGGAGCGATCTGCACGCGGTTCTGGGCGAGGGTTTGCGTGCCCTGCTCTTACTCCTGAGCCCCTTCGCCCCGCACCTCACCGAAGTCCTCTGGGAGCGCATCGGCGATGGCCTCGCTTTGGCTACCCACCCCTGGCCGGTGGCCGATCCCGACGCCTTGCGCAGCGATACCATCAATCTGGTCATTCAAGTCAATGGCAAGTTGCGCGAACGCCTCGATTTTCCGGCGGCAAGCAGTCCCGCCGAGCTGGAGACGGCGGTGCTCGCCCGTCCGGAGATGGCGCGCCACCTGGAGGGCAAGAGCGTCCAGAAGGTGATCGTGGTGCCGGGGCGTCTGATCAATATCGTGGTGGCCTGA
- a CDS encoding RlmE family RNA methyltransferase translates to MARSKSSGRWLKEHFQDPYVQRAAKEGYRSRASYKLLEIQEKDRILRRGMRVLDLGAAPGGWTQVAAPILGPEGRIVAVDRLAMDPVADALVIEGDIYDEAVIAQCRDAFPDGVDLVMSDMAPNMSGIASSDQARAMGLCELALDLAREWLVPGGTLLMKVFMGAGAEELRRELRASFGKIVVRKPDASRARSAEQYWLALDFRPQGK, encoded by the coding sequence TTGGCGCGCAGTAAATCGAGTGGACGTTGGCTCAAGGAGCATTTTCAGGACCCCTACGTGCAGCGTGCAGCAAAGGAAGGGTATCGCTCCCGCGCTAGCTACAAGCTGCTCGAAATTCAGGAAAAGGATCGCATCCTGCGCCGCGGCATGCGCGTCCTCGATCTCGGTGCCGCCCCCGGTGGCTGGACCCAGGTGGCTGCCCCCATCCTCGGCCCCGAGGGGCGCATCGTTGCGGTCGATCGCTTGGCCATGGACCCGGTTGCCGATGCCCTGGTCATCGAGGGGGATATCTACGATGAGGCGGTCATCGCCCAATGTCGCGACGCCTTTCCCGACGGGGTGGACCTGGTGATGAGCGATATGGCCCCAAACATGTCGGGCATTGCCAGCAGCGATCAGGCGCGGGCCATGGGACTCTGCGAGCTCGCCCTGGATCTCGCGCGGGAGTGGCTGGTGCCTGGCGGCACGCTCCTGATGAAGGTCTTCATGGGCGCTGGCGCCGAAGAACTCCGTCGCGAACTGCGTGCGAGCTTTGGCAAAATCGTGGTGCGCAAACCCGACGCCTCCCGCGCCCGCTCGGCGGAGCAATACTGGCTCGCCCTAGACTTCCGCCCGCAGGGCAAATAG
- the tnpB gene encoding IS66 family insertion sequence element accessory protein TnpB (TnpB, as the term is used for proteins encoded by IS66 family insertion elements, is considered an accessory protein, since TnpC, encoded by a neighboring gene, is a DDE family transposase.) encodes MFFPEGRIRVFVCRVPVDMRKSFDGLSALVRQFLGQDPLSGHCFVFVNRRATQMKVIYWDRTGYCLWAKRLERGQFWSWQRPPAGELDWTGLKLLLEGLEVAKTRRRYQRQVPEKLAETGS; translated from the coding sequence ATGTTTTTTCCCGAGGGGCGCATCCGGGTCTTCGTCTGCCGGGTACCGGTAGACATGCGCAAGTCTTTTGACGGGCTGTCGGCTTTGGTGCGGCAGTTCCTGGGGCAGGATCCCTTGTCTGGGCACTGTTTCGTCTTCGTGAACCGCCGCGCCACGCAGATGAAGGTGATCTACTGGGATCGCACAGGGTATTGCCTCTGGGCCAAGCGCCTGGAGCGCGGCCAATTCTGGAGCTGGCAGCGACCTCCAGCGGGGGAGTTGGATTGGACCGGTTTGAAACTCCTGCTCGAGGGCCTCGAAGTGGCCAAAACACGCCGTCGCTATCAGCGCCAAGTCCCCGAAAAACTGGCGGAAACTGGGAGTTAG
- a CDS encoding phosphoribosyltransferase family protein has translation MPFANREAAARELSRRLDSYRGTNPLVLAIPRGAVPMGRIIADALEGDLDVVLVRKIGAPENPEFAVGAVDENGTILIEPYAKNMGISRAYLQNEAGRQLALIQKRRAQYALVHDRYPTAGRIVIVVDDGAATGATLSAALRLLRKQQPARLIAAVGVAPQDVVAQLATLADEVLCLETPSHFDAVGTYYKDFREITDDEVVAIMEGSSKPLAQS, from the coding sequence ATGCCCTTTGCCAACCGTGAGGCAGCAGCCCGAGAGCTGTCGCGACGCCTGGATTCCTATCGAGGAACCAATCCACTGGTCCTTGCGATCCCGCGAGGAGCAGTGCCCATGGGACGGATCATTGCCGACGCCTTGGAAGGCGATCTTGATGTGGTCCTGGTCCGCAAGATTGGGGCACCGGAAAATCCAGAATTCGCCGTGGGCGCCGTAGATGAGAACGGAACGATTCTGATCGAACCCTATGCCAAAAACATGGGGATCAGTCGCGCCTATCTCCAGAACGAGGCAGGACGGCAATTGGCACTGATACAGAAGCGTCGCGCCCAGTACGCGCTGGTGCACGATCGCTACCCCACGGCAGGTCGCATAGTGATCGTCGTCGACGACGGAGCCGCCACGGGGGCCACCCTTTCTGCCGCCTTGCGTTTATTGCGTAAACAGCAACCTGCGCGTCTCATTGCAGCCGTGGGCGTGGCGCCACAGGATGTCGTAGCACAATTGGCCACCTTGGCCGATGAAGTGCTTTGCCTGGAAACACCCAGCCATTTTGACGCAGTGGGAACGTACTACAAAGATTTTCGCGAAATAACTGACGATGAAGTAGTGGCGATTATGGAAGGTTCATCAAAGCCATTGGCCCAATCCTAG
- a CDS encoding PQQ-binding-like beta-propeller repeat protein, which translates to MSKTKTTHFLSTLSTAVILAFGVGSGFAHAEGSATTPTQWLSYALDSQHEAVYQSSLPGLSWTFVVPGAAHLDHRVLRTGTQVRNYVGFPIGVSVANGVVYAPNDNGMLYALDINSGRLLWQRNFYNEIMTTPIVAKVDGTNMVFIGVGDSVFSYSHAKNFGVGNAVVVRGNGVSGIAAVDAASGKLIWFHPTKGEDMPTPAFIHGSLIFGNGSGYVEALNPASGSIQWKREIRSFVSMSSATPASGGSIVVMGGTHPSQIYGIDSSNGKLLWVMRPKNVFSSSAGDGTLAADDQVAVGQIEIRRSDTPKGESLSEEFALDAQTGKLIWTRMLGQGKVPPRNKDAVPLISGTYVYTGSPVTHEEYKINIKNGEVSWASKMPAGMKGAPDDYHGIIIQALGNGDIVSLNASNGKIVHLFHYSHGGFGPQDGVIIGKTYIIGSNSGYLLAIPVSRLL; encoded by the coding sequence ATGTCGAAAACCAAAACAACACATTTTCTTTCAACCCTCTCAACGGCGGTCATACTGGCATTTGGCGTGGGATCCGGATTTGCCCATGCTGAAGGGAGCGCGACTACGCCTACACAATGGCTAAGTTATGCGCTCGATAGTCAGCATGAAGCCGTGTACCAATCCTCTCTCCCTGGTCTTTCGTGGACATTTGTAGTTCCAGGCGCGGCCCATTTGGATCACCGAGTTCTTCGCACGGGTACTCAGGTCCGCAACTACGTTGGCTTTCCTATCGGTGTAAGTGTCGCCAATGGGGTGGTGTATGCTCCCAATGACAACGGAATGCTCTACGCTCTAGACATAAATTCTGGGCGCCTGCTTTGGCAAAGGAACTTTTACAATGAGATAATGACGACCCCAATAGTTGCCAAAGTAGATGGCACAAACATGGTTTTCATTGGCGTCGGAGACTCTGTTTTCAGTTATAGCCATGCGAAGAATTTTGGTGTAGGAAATGCGGTAGTGGTGCGCGGAAATGGGGTTTCTGGAATCGCCGCTGTCGACGCAGCTTCTGGAAAGCTGATTTGGTTTCATCCCACAAAAGGGGAGGATATGCCAACGCCAGCTTTCATACATGGATCGTTAATATTTGGAAATGGCTCTGGGTATGTCGAAGCACTAAACCCCGCGAGTGGCAGTATACAGTGGAAGCGAGAGATAAGATCCTTTGTAAGTATGTCTTCAGCAACACCGGCTAGCGGCGGATCTATTGTCGTTATGGGAGGAACACATCCCAGTCAAATCTACGGAATCGACAGCTCCAATGGAAAGCTTCTCTGGGTTATGAGACCCAAGAATGTTTTCTCCAGCAGCGCCGGCGACGGTACGCTGGCAGCAGATGATCAGGTTGCGGTTGGCCAAATTGAAATTCGCAGATCTGATACGCCAAAAGGGGAATCGCTATCAGAAGAGTTTGCGCTCGATGCGCAAACGGGAAAACTTATTTGGACGAGAATGTTAGGGCAAGGCAAGGTTCCGCCGCGTAATAAAGATGCTGTTCCATTGATTTCTGGAACGTATGTCTACACCGGGAGCCCCGTCACCCACGAGGAGTATAAGATCAACATCAAGAATGGCGAGGTGTCGTGGGCCAGCAAAATGCCCGCGGGGATGAAAGGCGCACCTGATGACTATCACGGCATCATCATACAAGCACTTGGTAATGGAGACATTGTTTCCCTAAACGCATCCAACGGAAAAATTGTACACCTGTTCCACTACTCACATGGTGGTTTTGGACCTCAGGATGGCGTAATTATTGGGAAGACATACATTATAGGCAGCAACTCCGGATATCTCCTGGCCATTCCGGTTTCTCGTCTCCTTTGA
- the lptE gene encoding LPS assembly lipoprotein LptE, with amino-acid sequence MQRRRFLVLMAGTALLGGCGFHLPGGSTIPTSLQGLRVEASGPAGGQLAQAVERALERDGNVASAQGPVLRLDNVYNTQRAISISPSSGAALEFLNTLRGNVWVQRGKKILLPAEPLLVEQSFTYNSGSPLATNEQQIESQRQLFDEAARVVLRRVLLAPALR; translated from the coding sequence ATGCAGCGCCGGCGCTTTCTCGTCCTGATGGCTGGCACCGCGTTGCTCGGTGGCTGCGGCTTCCATCTCCCCGGCGGCAGTACCATCCCCACCAGCCTCCAAGGCTTGCGTGTCGAAGCCAGTGGTCCGGCTGGCGGTCAGCTCGCGCAGGCGGTCGAAAGGGCCTTGGAACGGGATGGCAATGTCGCCAGCGCACAGGGCCCCGTGTTGCGACTCGACAATGTCTACAACACGCAGCGAGCCATCAGCATCAGCCCCAGCAGTGGTGCCGCCTTGGAGTTTCTCAATACCCTGCGCGGCAACGTCTGGGTGCAGCGCGGCAAGAAGATCCTGCTGCCGGCCGAACCACTCTTGGTAGAGCAGAGTTTCACCTACAACAGCGGCAGTCCCCTGGCCACCAACGAGCAACAAATCGAAAGCCAGCGGCAACTCTTCGACGAGGCAGCAAGAGTCGTACTACGCCGCGTCTTGCTCGCGCCAGCCCTCCGCTGA
- a CDS encoding IS66 family transposase: METETSSLPRNYPEALAAWQLQVLLNQSLREEFQAQIQGLQAQLDWFRRQLFGPKSERRLPPPPIEQLSLGEIFEAQEKQPVPTRTVAAHTRTVAKRPEEKAESLPFFDESRLPVETIVLPAPETQGLDPSAYEIIDTKISYRLAQEPASYVVLKYERPVVKLRDSGKITQAPAPAAVLEGGRADVSLLAGILIDKFLYHLPLYRQHQRMTQQGLRVSRSWLTDLVQRSIFLLAPIYAAQFESIRQSRVLTMDETPIKAGLSGKGKMHRGYFWPVFGDAQEICFPYAATRGTVHIEELLGKLPPGTVLLSDGYAAYARFQKENEGLVHAQCWAHSRREFVKAEAHEPERVAEALRQIREFYRIEEEIQEKQLTGQAKREYRRRHTLPLVTAFFHWVEQQLQDIALLPSNLFTKALAYVHGRKGPLQVFLEDPDVPIDSNHIERQIRPIPLGRKNWLFCWTELGAEYLGIIQSLLSTCRLQGVDPYDYLVDVLQRVATHPAKDVAQLTPRLWKEHFAANPLRSPLYHVRKPA; the protein is encoded by the coding sequence ATGGAAACAGAGACTTCCTCGCTCCCACGCAACTACCCCGAAGCCCTCGCCGCTTGGCAATTGCAGGTGCTCCTCAACCAGTCCCTGCGGGAAGAATTTCAGGCACAGATCCAAGGTCTTCAAGCCCAGCTGGATTGGTTTCGCCGCCAGCTCTTCGGACCCAAGAGCGAGCGCCGTCTTCCGCCTCCTCCCATAGAGCAGCTCAGTCTCGGCGAGATCTTCGAGGCGCAGGAAAAACAGCCGGTTCCTACCCGTACCGTCGCTGCCCATACCCGCACGGTGGCCAAGCGCCCCGAGGAGAAGGCAGAGAGCCTGCCCTTCTTCGACGAATCGCGCCTGCCGGTCGAAACCATCGTGCTGCCGGCTCCCGAGACCCAGGGGCTGGACCCTTCGGCCTATGAGATCATCGACACCAAGATCAGCTATCGCTTGGCCCAAGAGCCCGCCAGCTATGTAGTTCTCAAATACGAGCGGCCCGTAGTGAAACTGCGCGACTCCGGAAAGATCACCCAGGCCCCGGCGCCTGCCGCGGTCTTGGAGGGTGGTCGGGCTGACGTCAGTCTCCTGGCGGGAATCCTGATCGACAAATTCCTCTACCATCTGCCCTTGTATCGGCAACATCAGCGCATGACCCAGCAGGGGCTGCGGGTGAGCCGCTCCTGGCTCACGGACTTGGTGCAACGCTCCATCTTCCTGCTTGCACCGATTTATGCGGCGCAGTTCGAGAGCATTCGCCAATCGCGGGTGCTGACCATGGATGAAACCCCCATCAAGGCCGGATTGTCAGGGAAGGGCAAGATGCACCGAGGGTATTTCTGGCCCGTCTTTGGCGATGCCCAGGAGATCTGCTTTCCCTATGCCGCCACCCGGGGCACGGTCCACATCGAAGAGCTACTCGGCAAGCTGCCGCCGGGCACCGTACTCCTGAGCGATGGCTATGCCGCCTATGCCCGGTTCCAGAAAGAGAACGAAGGGCTAGTCCATGCCCAGTGCTGGGCGCATAGCCGCAGAGAATTCGTCAAGGCCGAGGCCCATGAGCCCGAGCGGGTGGCCGAAGCCCTCCGGCAGATCCGGGAGTTCTATCGCATCGAGGAAGAAATCCAGGAGAAACAACTCACCGGGCAGGCCAAGCGGGAATACCGCAGACGACATACCCTGCCGCTGGTGACAGCCTTCTTCCACTGGGTAGAGCAACAGCTCCAGGACATCGCCCTGCTACCGAGCAACCTCTTCACCAAGGCCTTGGCCTATGTCCATGGCCGCAAAGGTCCGCTCCAAGTCTTTCTGGAAGATCCCGACGTACCCATAGACAGCAACCACATCGAACGACAGATCCGACCGATTCCCCTGGGCCGGAAGAACTGGCTCTTTTGCTGGACCGAGTTGGGCGCCGAGTATCTCGGGATCATCCAGAGCCTGCTCAGTACCTGCCGGCTTCAGGGGGTGGACCCGTACGACTACCTCGTCGATGTCCTGCAACGGGTGGCCACCCACCCCGCCAAGGACGTGGCGCAGCTCACCCCAAGACTCTGGAAAGAGCACTTCGCCGCCAACCCCCTGCGTTCTCCGCTGTATCACGTCCGCAAGCCCGCATAA
- the amrS gene encoding AmmeMemoRadiSam system radical SAM enzyme, which produces MNNTEYPKGQQYPARYWHRLEDGRIQCDLCPRDCRLNDGQRGACFVRQRVGDEMVLTTYGRSSGFCVDPIEKKPLNHFYPGSSVLSFGTAGCNLACKFCQNWDISKSREMDRLQDQASPTAIAQTAQSLGCKSVAFTYNDPIIFTEYALDTADACHAQGIQTVAVTAGYVHADARRDFFAKMDAANVDLKAFTEEFYYRLTGAHLAPVLETLEYIVRETSTWLEITTLLIPGHNDSDAEIRAECAWIMEHLGPDVPLHFSAFHPDYRMPNVSPTPAATLTRARQIALETGLHYVYTGNVHDVAGDTTYCPGCGAALITRDWYEILSYHLTPNGHCPHCQYPIAGRFEGQVGRFGRRRIPLRMNS; this is translated from the coding sequence ATGAATAACACCGAATATCCCAAGGGGCAGCAGTATCCCGCTCGCTACTGGCATCGTCTGGAGGACGGCCGCATCCAGTGCGACCTCTGTCCACGCGACTGCCGTCTCAATGATGGCCAGCGCGGTGCCTGCTTCGTCCGTCAGCGGGTGGGCGATGAGATGGTGCTCACCACCTATGGCCGATCCTCCGGCTTCTGCGTGGACCCCATCGAGAAAAAGCCTCTGAACCACTTTTATCCGGGGAGCAGCGTTTTGTCCTTTGGTACCGCGGGCTGCAATCTCGCCTGTAAGTTCTGCCAGAACTGGGACATCTCCAAGTCCCGGGAGATGGACCGCCTGCAGGACCAGGCCAGTCCAACGGCCATTGCGCAGACGGCCCAATCCTTGGGCTGCAAAAGCGTCGCCTTCACCTACAATGACCCCATCATCTTTACCGAGTATGCCTTGGATACGGCCGATGCCTGCCACGCCCAAGGGATTCAAACGGTGGCGGTGACCGCAGGCTATGTGCATGCCGATGCTCGGCGGGATTTCTTTGCCAAAATGGATGCCGCCAATGTCGATCTCAAAGCCTTTACCGAAGAATTCTATTACCGTCTGACGGGTGCCCATCTCGCACCAGTGCTGGAAACCCTGGAATATATCGTCCGGGAGACTTCCACCTGGCTGGAGATCACCACCTTGCTCATTCCCGGCCACAATGATTCCGACGCCGAAATCCGCGCCGAATGTGCATGGATCATGGAGCATTTGGGCCCCGACGTGCCGCTGCATTTCTCCGCCTTTCACCCGGACTACCGGATGCCCAATGTGTCTCCCACCCCCGCTGCCACCCTGACTCGGGCGCGGCAGATCGCCCTGGAGACGGGGCTCCATTATGTCTACACCGGTAACGTCCATGATGTCGCGGGGGATACTACCTACTGTCCGGGCTGCGGCGCGGCATTGATCACACGGGACTGGTACGAGATCCTCAGCTACCATCTCACCCCCAATGGTCATTGCCCTCATTGTCAGTACCCCATCGCCGGACGCTTCGAGGGCCAAGTCGGCCGCTTCGGGCGCCGCCGTATTCCCTTGCGCATGAATAGCTGA
- the amrB gene encoding AmmeMemoRadiSam system protein B produces the protein MTRIRPAAVAGTFYSNQTAILHKDVQKFLREAGLHSEREASSWPKALIVPHAGYVYSGIIAASAYKLLATGRGKIRRVVILGPAHRVPFRGIALPGVDAFQTPLGALPVDRTGVGAIKHLPQVLELPIPHAQEHALEVQLPFLQEVLGQVFILPLVVGKASPREVAEVLDALWDGPETVILISSDLSHYHPYAEARNIDNATVQQILRLDTTPIHHDQACGATPINGLLQAAQRHHLWPRLLDLRNSGDTAGSRDAVVGYAAFAFFTEPTTS, from the coding sequence ATGACCCGTATACGACCAGCCGCCGTGGCAGGTACTTTTTATTCCAATCAGACGGCCATCTTGCACAAGGATGTCCAAAAGTTTCTCCGCGAGGCTGGCCTGCACAGTGAGAGGGAAGCGTCCTCATGGCCGAAAGCACTGATTGTCCCTCATGCTGGCTATGTCTACTCCGGGATCATAGCGGCTAGCGCATATAAGCTGTTGGCGACGGGCCGGGGAAAGATCCGACGGGTCGTCATCCTCGGCCCAGCCCATCGCGTCCCCTTTCGAGGCATTGCGTTGCCCGGCGTGGATGCCTTCCAGACCCCCCTCGGCGCGCTCCCCGTGGATCGCACCGGGGTCGGCGCCATTAAGCACCTGCCCCAGGTCTTGGAATTGCCCATCCCCCATGCGCAGGAACACGCCCTGGAAGTGCAACTGCCTTTCCTGCAAGAGGTCTTGGGGCAGGTATTCATCCTCCCTTTGGTGGTGGGGAAAGCGAGCCCCAGAGAAGTGGCAGAGGTACTCGATGCCCTATGGGACGGGCCGGAAACTGTCATTTTGATCAGTTCGGATCTTTCTCATTACCACCCCTATGCCGAAGCGCGCAACATCGACAACGCAACGGTCCAGCAGATCCTGCGCCTGGACACCACGCCCATCCATCATGATCAGGCTTGTGGCGCCACACCCATCAATGGCCTCTTGCAGGCCGCCCAGCGTCATCACTTGTGGCCCCGCTTGCTTGATCTTCGCAATTCCGGCGATACCGCAGGAAGCCGGGACGCAGTGGTCGGCTACGCGGCCTTTGCCTTTTTCACGGAGCCCACAACGTCATGA
- the amrA gene encoding AmmeMemoRadiSam system protein A — protein sequence MKHIRQSSQEHRPAQLPENAGPVLLGLARTAISEALGQAGAPAPAASWLRDPAASFVTLNQQGVLRGCIGSLIAHRSLGEDIRANALAAAFHDPRFPPLSAAEWHGVQVEVSVLSPLERLTAGSEVDLIAQIQPGKHGLLLRYGAYQGTFLPQVWEELPEPRQFLRQLKRKAGLAPDFWSPDLEVYRYHVQKWREPQAFAGKAR from the coding sequence ATGAAGCATATCCGGCAATCATCTCAGGAGCACCGTCCAGCTCAGCTTCCGGAGAACGCCGGCCCGGTTTTGCTCGGCTTGGCCCGGACGGCTATTAGCGAGGCTCTGGGCCAGGCGGGGGCGCCCGCCCCTGCCGCAAGCTGGCTGCGCGACCCGGCAGCAAGCTTCGTCACCCTCAACCAGCAGGGCGTCTTGCGCGGCTGCATCGGCAGCCTCATCGCCCATCGCTCCCTCGGCGAAGACATCCGTGCCAATGCCCTGGCAGCGGCCTTTCATGACCCTCGCTTTCCGCCGCTTTCCGCCGCTGAGTGGCATGGCGTGCAGGTGGAAGTGTCGGTCCTGTCTCCACTGGAACGACTGACTGCCGGCAGCGAAGTTGATCTGATCGCCCAGATCCAGCCCGGCAAGCACGGTCTCCTCCTCCGTTATGGGGCCTATCAGGGCACCTTCCTTCCCCAGGTATGGGAAGAGTTGCCGGAACCCAGACAATTTCTGAGGCAACTGAAGCGTAAGGCCGGGTTAGCGCCGGATTTCTGGTCACCTGATCTCGAAGTCTATCGCTACCATGTCCAAAAATGGCGTGAGCCACAGGCTTTCGCCGGAAAGGCAAGATGA
- the yhbY gene encoding ribosome assembly RNA-binding protein YhbY, with translation MLDSKARQELRARAHHLKPIILVGASGVTETLLRELDRALFDHELLKVRLPALDKEDRDAMVESLVAGSGAEAVGRVGRILMLYRPRPSNGIFIPYVAQS, from the coding sequence ATGCTGGATAGCAAAGCCCGACAAGAACTGCGCGCCCGCGCCCATCACTTGAAACCGATCATCCTCGTGGGGGCATCCGGGGTAACCGAGACCCTGCTCCGCGAGCTCGATCGCGCCCTCTTCGACCACGAACTGTTGAAGGTGCGTCTGCCCGCCCTCGACAAGGAAGATCGCGACGCCATGGTGGAGAGCTTGGTGGCGGGCTCCGGTGCGGAAGCGGTGGGCAGAGTCGGGCGCATCCTGATGCTCTATCGCCCCCGGCCCAGCAACGGTATTTTCATCCCTTACGTAGCGCAATCATGA